A part of Brassica rapa cultivar Chiifu-401-42 chromosome A05, CAAS_Brap_v3.01, whole genome shotgun sequence genomic DNA contains:
- the LOC108868778 gene encoding F-box/LRR-repeat protein At3g62440-like, whose amino-acid sequence MSDFGNITIDTPSVTHLYYSDLVPSSYLAVNLNSLVEANLDLVVTVGHYYNSREGDNITSNPTDLFKGMRNVQIMNLLSQDSLEIFYLFRGAIPVYENLFHLSIITESTDCWSGLVYLLNHCPNLETLTIKGTLHYDKYDYICNCVSGYSFLLSCPVKVVKITEYGGTADELLQLKYILEKLSRLERLEVSIWGTDDMKFQKAKDLLMLPRASTKCKIKIIN is encoded by the exons ATGTCTGATTTTGGGAACATTACTATTGATACTCCCAGTGTTACCCATTTATACTACTCTGATCTTGTCCCCAGTTCCTATCTGGCTGTCAATCTCAATTCCCTTGTCGAAGCAAATCTCGATCTTGTTGTGACAGTAGGCCACTATTATAACTCACGAGAAGGTGATAATATTACTAGCAATCCAACAGATCTGTTCAAGGGGATGAGAAATGTTCAAATCATGAACTTGTTATCTCAAGATAGTTTGGAG ATATTCTATTTATTCCGTGGAGCAATCCCAGTGTATGAAAACCTGTTTCATTTATCTATTATAACGGAATCAACAGACTGCTGGAGTGGACTGGTATATCTGCTAAACCATTGTCCTAATTTAGAGACTCTCACCATCAAG GGTACCTTGCACTATGATAAATATGATTACATCTGCAACTGCGTGTCGGGATATTCTTTCCTTCTGTCATGTCCTGTGAAAGTCGTAAAGATAACAGAGTACGGAGGAACTGCCGACGAGTTGTTACAGCTAAAGTATATTTTAGAGAAACTATCACGTCTTGAGCGGTTGGAAGTTAGTATTTGGGGTACAGATGACATGAAGTTTCAAAAAGCTAAGGATTTGCTAATGCTTCCAAGAGCTTCGACCAAGTGCAAGATCAAGATCATCAACTAG
- the LOC103870951 gene encoding transcription factor MYB106, translated as MGRSPCCDKDGLKKGPWTPEEDQKLLAYIEEHGHGSWRSLPEKAGLQRCGKSCRLRWTNYLRPDIKRGKFTVQEEQTIIQLHALLGNRWSAIATHLPKRTDNEIKNYWNTHLKKRLVKMGIDPVTHKHKNETLLSSTGQSKNLATLSHMAQWESARLEAEARLARESKLLHVQHHRNNKPAAPDYCLAHKSSSTNWTKPNQGNGDQQLESPTSTVTFSENLPLMIMHLGIPTENRNSRVAVSSSIKDSDHDWMKQINCPKEGIEEGFTSLLLRDSVDRSLSAGKNDESEYSYYEDNKNYWNSILSLVDSSPSHSPTMF; from the exons ATGGGAAGATCGCCGTGCTGTGATAAGGATGGTCTAAAGAAAGGGCCATGGACACCAGAAGAGGATCAGAAACTCTTGGCTTACATTGAAGAACATGGCCATGGAAGCTGGCGCTCTTTGCCTGAGAAAGCTG GTCTCCAAAGGTGTGGAAAGAGTTGCAGACTGAGATGGACTAATTACCTAAGACCAGACATCAAGAGAGGCAAGTTCACTGTACAAGAAGAACAAACCATCATTCAACTCCACGCTCTCCTCGGAAACAG ATGGTCAGCGATTGCAACTCATTTACCGAAAAGGACAGACAACGAGATAAAGAACTACTGGAACACACACTTGAAGAAACGTCTGGTCAAAATGGGGATAGATCCAGTGACACACAAGCACAAAAACGAGACTCTCTTGTCTTCCACAGGTCAATCCAAGAACTTAGCCACGCTTAGCCACATGGCTCAGTGGGAGAGTGCTAGGCTCGAAGCTGAAGCAAGGCTAGCTAGAGAATCAAAGCTTCTCCATGTACAGCATCACCGAAACAACAAACCAGCAGCTCCTGATTATTGCTTGGCTCACAAGTCATCATCAACAAATTGGACAAAACCAAACCAAG GAAACGGAGATCAACAGCTTGAGTCTCCGACGTCGACGGTGACATTCTCCGAGAATCTCCCTCTGATGATCATGCATTTAGGAATCCCCACGGAAAACAGAAACAGCAGAGTCGCCGTCTCTTCTTCCATCAAAGATTCCGACCACGACTGGATGAAGCAAATCAACTGTCCAAAAGAAGGAATCGAAGAAGGATTCACGAGCCTCCTGCTCCGTGATTCAGTTGACCGGAGTCTCTCCGCCGGTAAAAACGACGAGAGTGAGTATAGCTACTATGAGGATAACAAGAACTACTGGAATAGCATTCTCAGCTTGGTTGATTCATCACCGTCCCACTCTCCGACGATGTTCTGA
- the LOC103870950 gene encoding uncharacterized protein LOC103870950: MTPPPGLYSGTSTLALVARASAFGLGLIYGNVKLKALKIKKNSQIKAEAKAHH; encoded by the exons ATGACGCCGCCTCCAGGACTTTACTCCGGTACCAGCACTCTTGCCCTG GTGGCTCGTGCTTCGGCTTTCGGACTGGGTCTCATCTACGGCAACGTCAAGCTCAAGGCTTTGAAG ATAAAGAAGAACTCACAGATTAAGGCTGAAGCCAAGGCTCATCACTAA
- the LOC103870947 gene encoding SNF1-related protein kinase catalytic subunit alpha KIN10 produces MDGSGGRGGVESILPNYKLGRTLGIGSFGRVKIAEHSLTGHKVAIKILNRRKIKNMEMEEKVRREIKILRLFMHPHIIRLYEVIETPTDIYLVMEYVNSGELFDYIVEKGRLQEDEARNFFQQIISGVEYCHRNMVVHRDLKPENLLLDSKSNVKIADFGLSNIMRDGHFLKTSCGSPNYAAPEVISGKLYAGPEVDVWSCGVILYALLCGTLPFDDENIPNLFKKIKGGIYTLPSHLSAGARDLIPRMLVVDPMKRVTIPEIRQHNWFQAHLPRYLAVPPPDTAQQAKKIDEEILQEVINMMGFDRNLLIESLRNRTQNDGTVTYYLILDNRFRVSAGYLGAEFQETMEGTPRMHPAESVASPVSNRLPGLMEFQGVGLRSQYPVERKWALGLQSRAHPREIMTEVLKALQDLNVCWKKIGPYNMKCRWVPNSADNSMQDNNYFGDDSSIIENDAAVKSPNVVKFELQLYKTRDDKYLLDLQRVLGPQFLFLDLCAAFLAQLRVL; encoded by the exons ATGGATGGATCAGGAGGTAGAGGAGGTGTGGAATCGATTCTACCAAACTACAAGCTAGGGAGGACTCTCGGTATCGGTTCCTTTGGTAGGGTTAAGATAGCTGAGCACTCTTTGACCGGACACAAGGTTGCTATCAAGATCCTCAATCGTCGCAAAATCAAGAACATGGAGATGGAGGAGAAAG TGAGGAGAGAGATCAAAATCTTGAGACTCTTTATGCATCCTCACATCATCCGTCTTTATGAGGTCATTGAGACTCCCACTGATATCTATCTCGTCATGGAGTATGTCAACTCTGGTGAGCTTTTTGACTATATTGTCGAGAAGGGTCGGTTGCAGGAGGACGAGGCCAGGAACTTTTTTCAGCAG ATAATATCGGGAGTGGAGTATTGTCATCGGAATATGGTAGTTCACAGAGACCTTAAGCCTGAGAACTTGCTTCTGGACTCCAAAAGCAACGTAAAGATTGCTGATTTTGGCCTGAGCAACATTATGCGAGATGGTCACTTTTTGAAGACTAGCTGTGGAAGTCCAAATTACGCTGCTCCAGAG GTAATTTCGGGCAAGCTATATGCTGGTCCTGAAGTAGACGTCTGGAGCTGTGGAGTGATACTCTATGCTCTTCTTTGTGGGACTCTTCCGTTCGATGATGAGAACATTCCCAACCTTTTTAAGAAGATTAAG GGAGGGATATATACTCTGCCTAGCCATTTATCTGCTGGTGCTAGAGACTTGATCCCCCGGATGCTCGTGGTGGACCCCATGAAAAGAGTAACCATCCCTGAGATCCGGCAACACAATTGGTTCCAAGCTCATCTTCCAAGGTACTTAGCTGTCCCTCCTCCAGATACGGCCCAGCAAGCGAAAAAG ATTGATGAGGAAATTCTCCAAGAAGTTATCAATATGATGGGATTTGACAGAAACCTCCTCATTGAATCTCTCCGCAACAGGACCCAGAATGAT GGAACTGTGACATACTATCTGATACTGGACAACCGGTTCCGTGTCTCTGCTGGTTATCTCGGGGCCGAGTTTCAAGAGACGATG GAAGGTACTCCGCGTATGCATCCAGCAGAAAGCGTAGCTTCACCAGTTAGCAATCGGCTTCCAGGACTGATGGAGTTCCAAGGAGTTGGCTTGAGATCTCAGTACCCTGTTGAGAGAAAATGGGCTCTTGGACTTCAG TCTCGTGCTCATCCACGCGAGATAATGACAGAAGTCCTGAAAGCCCTGCAAGATCTGAATGTGTGCTGGAAGAAGATAGGGCCGTACAACATGAAGTGCAGATGGGTTCCTAACAGCGCAGATAACTCGATGCAGGACAACAACTACTTTGGAGATGATTCCAGCATAATTGAGAACGACGCAGCTGTGAAGTCGCCTAATGTTGTCAAGTTTGAACTTCAG TTGTATAAAACACGGGACGACAAGTATCTGCTGGATCTGCAGAGGGTGCTAGGTCCTCAGTTCTTGTTCTTGGATCTCTGTGCTGCCTTCCTTGCTCAGCTCCGAGTCCTCTGA
- the LOC103870948 gene encoding CSC1-like protein HYP1, with the protein MILSALLTSVGINLGLCFLFFTLYSILRKQPGNVTVYGPRLIQAGKSQQTNAFNLERLLPTAGWVKRALEPTNEEILSNLGLDALVFTRVFVFSIRVFSFASVVGIFILLPVNYMGTEFEEFFDLPNKSLDSFSISNVNDGSNKLWIHFCAIYIFSAVVCYLLYCEHKYISSKRIAHFYSSKPQPQEFTVLVSGVPLVSGNSISETVESFFREYHSSTYLSHVVVHRTDKLKVLMNDAEKLYKKLTRVKSGTISRQKSKRDGFLGMFGKRVDVVDHYEKKLVKLEDDMRLKQSLLAGEEIPAAFVSFRTRHGAAIASNIQQGMDPTQWLTETAPEPQDVHWPFFTASFVRRWISNVVVFVAFVALIILYVIPVVLVQGLANLHQLETWFPFLKSILNMKIVSQVITGYLPSLIFQAFLMIVPPVMLLLSSMQGFISHSQIEKSACIKLLVFTVWNSFFANVLSGSALYRVNVFLEPKNIPRVLAAAVPAQASFFISYVVTTGWTGLSSEIFRLVPLLWSFMNKLFYKEDDKEFEVPPTPFCQEIPRILFFGLLGTTYFFLSPLILPFLLVYFCLGYVIYRNQLLNVYEAKYETGGKFWPIVHSSTIFSLVLMHIIAIGLFGLKKLPLASSLTIPLPVLTLLFSIYCQRRFLPNFKSYPTECLVNKDKADEREENMSEFYSKLVVAYRDPALSASQYSRDMSPEDPPLLRSYQS; encoded by the exons ATGATTCTGTCAGCACTTTTAACTTCAGTGGGAATCAACCTTGGCCTCTGTTTCCTCTTCTTCACTTTGTATTCCATACTGAGAAAGCAGCCTGGTAATGTCACCGTCTACGGTCCACGGCTTATTCAAGCTGGCAAATCTCAGCAGACGAATGCCTTCAACCTCGAGCGGCTTTTGCCTACTGCTGGTTGGGTCAAAAGAGCTTTGGAGCCTACCAACGAAGAGATCCTCTCCAATCTTGGCTTAGATGCTTTGGTCTTCACTCGTGTCTTTGTCTTCAG TATACGAGTGTTTAGCTTTGCCTCTGTGGTTGGGATCTTCATCCTTCTTCCTGTGAACTATATGGGTACCGAGTTTGAAGAGTTTTTCGACCTTCCAAACAAGTCTCTTGATTCCTTCAGCATCTCTAATGTTAACGATGGATCAAACAA GTTGTGGATTCACTTTTGCGCAATTTACATCTTCTCCGCGGTTGTTTGCTATCTGCTCTACTGT GAACACAAATACATTTCATCAAAGCGGATTGCTCATTTTTATTCATCCAAGCCTCAGCCACAAGAGTTTACGGTTCTGGTCAGTGGCGTCCCTCTTGTGTCTGGAAACAGTATAAGTGAAACTGTGGAAAGCTTTTTCAGGGAGTATCATTCTTCCACTTATCTTTCTCACGTTGTTGTTCATCGGACTGACAAATTAAAGGTTCTCATG AATGATGCTGAGAAGCTATACAAGAAACTCACTCGAGTCAAATCCGGAACCATATCTCGTCAGAAGTCTAAGCGGGATGGGTTCTTAGGGATGTTTGGGAAGAGAGTTGATGTGGTTGATCATTACGAAAAGAAGCTCGTGAAGTTAGAAGACGACATGAGATTGAAACAGTCCTTATTAGCCGGAGAG GAAATTCCAGCGGCTTTCGTTTCCTTTAGGACAAGACATGGTGCTGCAATAGCGTCAAACATTCAGCAAGGAATGGATCCAACACAGTGGCTAACTGAGACAGCCCCGGAGCCTCAAGATGTTCACTGGCCATTTTTCACCGCATCGTTCGTGAGAAGATGGATCTCCAACGTGGTGGTATTCGTTGCTTTCGTAGCTCTGATAATCCTATACGTTATCCCTGTTGTATTGGTTCAAGGTCTTGCTAATCTTCACCAGTTAGAAACATGGTTCCCTTTTCTAAAAAGCATACTAAATAT GAAAATTGTGAGTCAAGTGATTACAGGATACCTTCCGAGTCTAATTTTCCAGGCTTTCCTAATGATAGTACCACCCGTTATGCTTCTACTTTCCTCAATGCAAGGATTCATTTCCCATAGCCAGATTGAGAAATCTGCATGTATCAAGCTTCTAGTCTTTACTGTATGGAACAGTTTCTTTGCAAATGTACTGTCTGGATCTGCTCTTTATCGTGTTAATGTGTTCCTTGAACCTAAGAATATCCCTCGTGTGCTTGCTGCAGCTGTTCCAGCACAG GCATCGTTCTTTATATCTTATGTTGTGACCACTGGGTGGACTGGTTTATCATCAGAGATCTTCCGTTTGGTTCCTCTTCTCTGGAGTTTTATGAACAAACTCTTCTATAAGGAAGATGACAAAGAGTTTGAGGTCCCTCCGACTCCCTTCTGCCAAGAAATCCCAAGGATTCTCTTTTTTGGACTTCTTGGTACAACTTACTTCTTCCTCTCGCCATTGATACTGCCTTTCTTGTTGGTCTACTTTTGTCTTGGATATGTCATCTACCGCAACCAG CTCCTAAACGTATATGAGGCCAAGTATGAAACTGGTGGGAAGTTTTGGCCAATAGTGCACAGCTCCACTATCTTCTCTTTGGTGCTAATGCACATTATTGCAATCGGATTATTCGGCCTTAAAAAGCTTCCATTAGCATCTTCTTTAACGATTCCCCTCCCCGTTCTCACCCTCCTTTTCAGCATCTACTGCCAGAGACGCTTCTTGCCCAATTTCAAATCTTATCCTACCGAG TGTTTGGTAAACAAAGACAAAGCagatgagagagaagagaacatGTCTGAATTCTATTCGAAACTCGTGGTTGCATACCGAGATCCTGCGCTTTCGGCATCGCAGTACTCACGGGACATGTCACCTGAAGATCCTCCGCTTCTTCGTTCATATCAATCCTGA
- the LOC103870998 gene encoding F-box protein At4g22280-like, giving the protein MDRISSLPDGVIIHILSFLPLEKSAQTSVLAKRWRILFAFSPNLDLLLYQNDMRRPRFLKFVERVLYVSGNSSIKKFSLSCRKGYRTKLWLRDVLHRGGLLDLDLRLGIADAGLPCEIFTCKTLVELKLTEFCIKELPEDASLPALKKLFLKSVELESFFQLAPFWRSWSLMI; this is encoded by the coding sequence ATGGACAGGATAAGCAGTTTACCAGATGGTGTGATCATCCACATTTTGTCTTTCTTACCGTTGGAGAAGTCTGCTCAAACTTCGGTTCTCGCAAAGAGATGGCGCATCCTCTTTGCCTTCTCCCCAAATCTTGATTTGTTACTGTACCAAAATGATATGCGGCGGCCAAGATTCTTGAAATTTGTAGAAAGAGTCTTGTATGTCTCAGGAAACTCCTCCATAAAGAAATTCTCCCTGAGCTGTAGGAAGGGTTATCGCACCAAGCTTTGGTTACGTGATGTGCTGCATCGTGGTGGTCTCTTGGATCTTGATCTCCGTCTAGGCATAGCTGATGCTGGTCTTCCTTGTGAGATTTTCACTTGCAAGACACTTGTGGAGCTGAAACTAACTGAGTTTTGTATTAAGGAGCTTCCTGAGGATGCTTCTCTCCCTGCTCTTAAGAAGCTTTTCCTGAAATCAGTTGAGTTGGAAAGCTTCTTTCAGCTTGCCCCGTTCTGGAGGAGTTGGTCTTTGATGATTTGA
- the LOC103870949 gene encoding cystathionine gamma-synthase 1, chloroplastic has product MAVLSFQSPTNFSATSIPGSSRRRFDSTAGISSSFTGDGPISSMILRFPPNFVRQLSIKARRNCSNIGVAQIVAAKWSNNPSSGLPSAAAAASSVSAAASAPAAAAPPVVALNGVDEEVVAAEGAREIGLKKDSKPSFLSSDGSLTVHAGERLGRGIVTDAITTPVVNTSAYFFNKTADLIDFKEKRSVSFEYGRYGNPTTIVLEEKISALEGAESTLVMASGMCASTVMLLALVPAGGHIVTTTDCYRKTRIFMENFLPKMGITVTVIDPADIAGLEAAVNKYQVSLFFTESPTNPFLRCVDIELVSEICHKRGTLVCIDGTFATPLNQKALAFGADLVVHSLTKYIGGHNDVLGGCICGPLKVVSEIRNLHHVLGGTLNPNAAYLMIRGMKTMHLRVQQQNSTASRMAEILEAHPKVSHVYYPGLASHPEHHIAKRQMTGFGGVVSFEIDGDIERTIKFVDSLKIPYIAPSFGGCESIVDQPAIMSYWDLTQEERLKYGIKDNLVRFSFGIEDFEDVKADVLQALEAI; this is encoded by the exons atggcCGTCTTGTCGTTCCAGAGCCCCACAAACTTCTCCGCAACCTCCATCCCCGGCTCATCTCGCCGCCGTTTCGACTCCACCGCCGGCATATCGTCGTCATTCACCGGAGACGGCCCTATATCCTCGATGATCCTGAGGTTCCCTCCCAATTTCGTCCGCCAGCTCAGCATCAAAGCCCGCAGAAACTGCAGCAACATCGGCGTCGCGCAGATCGTCGCCGCCAAGTGGTCCAACAACCCCTCCTCCGGTTTACCGTCGGCGGCGGCGGCAGCATCGTCTGTTTCCGCCGCCGCCTCGGCCCCTGCGGCTGCCGCGCCTCCCGTTGTCGCGCTGAATGGCGTGGATGAGGAGGTTGTGGCGGCCGAGGGAGCCAGGGAGATAGGGTTGAAGAAGGATTCGAAACCCTCATTTTTGAGCTCCGATGGGAGCCTCACTGTTCATGCCG GTGAAAGATTAGGTCGTGGTATAGTGACGGATGCAATCACAACTCCTGTAGTCAACACATCTGCCTACTTCTTCAACAAAACTGCTGACCTTATTGACTTCAAG GAGAAACGGAGTGTCAGTTTCGAGTATGGTCGTTATGGCAACCCTACCACTATCGTTCTTGAGGAGAAGATAAG TGCACTTGAAGGTGCTGAATCAACCTTGGTTATGGCATCTGGGATGTGTGCAAGCACTGTTATGCTTTTGGCTTTGGTTCCTGCTGGTGGCCACATTGTCACAACCACGGATTGTTACAGGAAGACTAGAATCTTCATGGAGAATTTTCTTCCCAAGATGGGGATAACT GTCACTGTGATTGATCCTGCTGATATCGCGGGGCTTGAAGCTGCTGTGAATAAGTACCAA GTTTCTCTCTTCTTCACTGAGTCACCCACAAACCCATTCCTGAGATGCGTCGACATTGAGCTAGTTTCAGAAATATGCCACAAGAGGGGAACTCTTGTTTGCATCGATGGCACCTTTGCAACACCTCTGAATCAGAAAGCCCTGGCTTTTGGTGCTGATCTTGTCGTCCACTCTCTTACAAAGTACATCGGAGGACACAACGAT GTTCTTGGTGGATGCATCTGTGGCCCACTGAAGGTGGTTTCAGAAATTCGCAATCTGCATCATGTCTTGGGAGGCACACTTAACCCA AATGCTGCATACCTAATGATCCGAGGCATGAAGACAATGCATCTTCGTGTACAGCAACAGAATTCAACTGCCTCAAGGATGGCCGAAATTTTAGAGGCACATCCTAAG GTGAGTCATGTGTACTATCCAGGCCTTGCAAGTCATCCCGAGCATCACATTGCCAAGCGACAAATGACTGGTTTTGGAGGTGTAGTCAGTTTCGAG ATTGATGGAGACATAGAAAGAACGATAAAGTTTGTGGACTCTCTCAAGATTCCTTACATCGCACCATCTTTTGGTGGCTGCGAAAGCATCGTGGACCAACCGGCCATCATGTCTTACTG GGATCTGACACAGGAGGAGAGGCTAAAGTATGGAATCAAAGACAATTTGGTACGTTTCAGCTTTGGAATTGAAGACTTTGAGGATGTCAAAGCTGACGTTCTTCAAGCTCTCGAAGCCATCTGA